One Rhodanobacteraceae bacterium genomic window, ACCCGCTCCGGCGTCACTTCTGTGTCGGGAAGGTCGGAGGCCCGCTCGAACTGGCACCAGATGCCCTGCAAGCCCGCGGTGTCCGGCAGGTCGGCCTTCCCTAGCGCTTCGTCGTCGGCCCGCTTGGGCTTGAGATCGGTCTTGCGGTCCGACTCGACGCCCGGAACCTCGCGGGCGGCTTCGGGACCGAGCGGCCGGTCGGTGTAGTGCACGACCCCGCGCTCATCGGTCCAGGTGTACACCTTGCCGGCGATTGCAACGGCAGCGTGCAGCAACAGCAGCAGGAGCAGGGCGATACGCATCGGCAGGGCGCTTGGCGGCAATGGCCGCCACAGTAGTCGACGCGGCGCGGGCGCTCAAGCGCGCCGCGCACGCTCGTTCAGCCGAGGACGGTGAGCTTGCAGTACGACAGCATCAGCCACCTGCTGCCATAGTCCTCGAAATTGACCTGCAGGCGCGCGTGTTCGCCCTGGCCCTCGCCGGCGACCACCACGCCTTCGCCCAGGTCCGGGTGCGACACCCGCGAGCCGAGCGAGATCGCCGGCTGGTCGGAGAAATCCTCCTGGCGCGCGCGCGGCGCTTGCGCGTAGCCCGACGGTCGCGTCAGCTGGGCGCGGGGACGCACTTCCGCCAGCGTCTGCGCCGGCAGTTCGCGCAGGAAGCGCGAGGGTACCGCCGGCGTGTCGACGCCGCGTAGGCGGCGGCGCTCGGCATGGCTCAGGGTCAGCTTCCGGCGCGCGCGGGTGATGCCGACATAGGCCAGCCGACGCTCCTCCTCCAGTTGCGCCAGACCGCCCTCGGCCACCGCGCGCTGGCTGGGAAACAGTCCGTCCTCCATGCCGACCAGGAACACCCATGGAAACTCCAGGCCCTTGGCCGCGTGCAGGGTCATCAGCTGCACGCAGTCCTCCCAGGCATCGCCCTGGCCTTCGCCGGCTTCGAGAGCGGCATAGCTGAGGAAGGCGGCCAGTTCGCCGATGCCGGCGGCCTCGTCCTCGGCCGTGAGCACGAAGGTGCGCGCCACCGAGATCAGCTCGTCCAGGTTGTCCACCCGCGAGTCGGCATCGTGCTTGCTCTGCGCCTCGTAGTGCACGCGCAGGCCGGCGCGGTCGATCAGTGCCTCCAGTTGCTGGTACAGCCGCAGCGAATCGGCCTTCGCCTCCGCGCGCACGCCGTCGAGCACCGCGAGCAAGGCCTCCAGGCCCGCGCGCGCCTTGCCCTTGATCGCGCCGGCGCGCAGGGACTCGCGCGTGGCCTGCAGCATCGGCACGCCGCCGGCGCGCGCCACCTCGCGCAAGTCCTGCAGGGTCTTTTCGCCAACGCCGCGTGGCGGCGTCGCCACCACGCGCTCGAAGGCGCCGTCGTCGGCCGGGTTGGCGGCGAGGCGCAGCCAAGCCAGCGCGTCCTTGATCTCGGCACGCTCGAAGAAGCGCAGGCCGCCGTGCACGCGGTAGGCGATGCCGTGACGGATCAGTTCCTCCTCGAACACCCGCGACAAGGCATTGGCGCGGTAGAGGATCGCGATTTCGCTGCGCCGGAGATCCTCGGCGATCCCGCGACGGATGCGCTCGACCACGAAGCGCGCCTCGTCCTGCTCGTTGTAGGCGGCGTACACGGCGATCCGTTCGCCCTTGCCGGCGGCGGTCCACAACTCCTTGCCCAGGCGCTCGCTGTTGCGCGCGATCAGCGCATTCGCGGCGGCCAGGATGTTGCCGGTGGAGCGGTAGTTCTGCTCCAGGCGAATGGTCTGCACGCCGGGAAAATCGCGCGTGTAGGCCTGCATGTTGGCCACCTGCGCGCCGCGCCAGCTGTAGATCGACTGGTCATCGTCGCCCACCGCGAACACCTGCGCGGTGCGTCCGGCGAGCATCCGGATCCAGGCGTACTGGATGGTGTTGGTGTCCTGGAACTCGTCGACGAGGATGTGCGAGAAACGCCGCTGGTAGTGGCCGAGCAGCGCCGGCTGCTCCAGCCACAGCTCGTGGCTGCGCAGCAGCAGCTCGGCGAAATCGACCAGCCCCTGGCGCTCGCAGGCCGCCTGGTAGGCCTGGTAGACCTCGAGCCAGCGGGACAGCTCGTGATTCGCGCTGGCGTCGATGTCGCGCGGGCGCTTGCCTTCGTCCTTCCAGTTGTTGATGAACCAGGTTCCCTGGCGCGCGGTGTACTTGGCCTCATCGAGGCCGGCGTCGGCGATCACCCGCTTGACCAGCCGCTGCTGGTCGTCGGCATCCAGGATCTGGAAGGTCTCGGGCAGCCCCGCCTCGCGCCAGTGCAGGCGCAGCAATCGGTGCGCGAGGCCATGGAAGGTGCCTATCCACAGGCCCTGGGTCGGCCGGTTCAGCAGCCGCTCGCAGCGCCCACGCATTTCCGCGGCGGCCTTGTTGGTGAAGGTCACCGCGAGGATCGCGTGCGGCCATACGCCAACCACCTCGACCAGCCAGGCGATGCGCTGGGTCAGCACCCGCGTCTTGCCCGAGCCCGCGCCCGCCAGCACCAGCAGATGCCCGGGCGGCGCCGTCACCGCCTCACGCTGCGCGTCGTTGAGGCCGTCGATGAGGTGGGTGATGTCCACGAGCAGGTTGTCGGTTGTTGGTTGTCGGTTGTTGGCAAAAGCCGCGGATTGCGAGTTTGCCGGCTGTTGCTGCCGACAACCGACAACCGACAACCAACAACCCACGCTGGTCCTGATCTCAGCGCGAGCTGAGTCGCTCCACCGCCTCCTGAGCGCCCGCAGCTCGCGCAGGATCACCTCGCGCTCGCTGTGGGCCTCGGCGGCTTCGGCTTCCTGCTCTTC contains:
- a CDS encoding DUF4124 domain-containing protein, yielding MRIALLLLLLLHAAVAIAGKVYTWTDERGVVHYTDRPLGPEAAREVPGVESDRKTDLKPKRADDEALGKADLPDTAGLQGIWCQFERASDLPDTEVTPERVEWTFLGDTVETRNLDTGITRRANYTITDGALVADDVAIGRYPIREYQRTAMEIGVPSVHFRLRRGRC
- the uvrD gene encoding DNA helicase II; this encodes MSTPAAPSALHALLESKRFQWFIVGVIVINAITLGFETDAGMLERHGTLLHTLDRIALVIFTIEIAMKLVAYRLRFFRDPWNVFDFIIVGVALVPASGAFSVLRAMRILRALRLVSMIKSMRRVVAALLSALPGMGSIATLLILVLYVASVMGTKLFAEVSPDYFGSLGGTLFTLFQVMTMEGWADIARDIMVHKPWAWIFFLGFILVSTFTVLNLFIAVVVNAMQENVAADLKEEQEAEAAEAHSEREVILRELRALRRRWSDSARAEIRTSVGCWLSVVGCRQQQPANSQSAAFANNRQPTTDNLLVDITHLIDGLNDAQREAVTAPPGHLLVLAGAGSGKTRVLTQRIAWLVEVVGVWPHAILAVTFTNKAAAEMRGRCERLLNRPTQGLWIGTFHGLAHRLLRLHWREAGLPETFQILDADDQQRLVKRVIADAGLDEAKYTARQGTWFINNWKDEGKRPRDIDASANHELSRWLEVYQAYQAACERQGLVDFAELLLRSHELWLEQPALLGHYQRRFSHILVDEFQDTNTIQYAWIRMLAGRTAQVFAVGDDDQSIYSWRGAQVANMQAYTRDFPGVQTIRLEQNYRSTGNILAAANALIARNSERLGKELWTAAGKGERIAVYAAYNEQDEARFVVERIRRGIAEDLRRSEIAILYRANALSRVFEEELIRHGIAYRVHGGLRFFERAEIKDALAWLRLAANPADDGAFERVVATPPRGVGEKTLQDLREVARAGGVPMLQATRESLRAGAIKGKARAGLEALLAVLDGVRAEAKADSLRLYQQLEALIDRAGLRVHYEAQSKHDADSRVDNLDELISVARTFVLTAEDEAAGIGELAAFLSYAALEAGEGQGDAWEDCVQLMTLHAAKGLEFPWVFLVGMEDGLFPSQRAVAEGGLAQLEEERRLAYVGITRARRKLTLSHAERRRLRGVDTPAVPSRFLRELPAQTLAEVRPRAQLTRPSGYAQAPRARQEDFSDQPAISLGSRVSHPDLGEGVVVAGEGQGEHARLQVNFEDYGSRWLMLSYCKLTVLG